In one Pseudomonas sp. SG20056 genomic region, the following are encoded:
- the parC gene encoding DNA topoisomerase IV subunit A: MSESLDLSLDGVERRSLADFTEQAYLNYSMYVIMDRALPHIGDGLKPVQRRIVYAMSELGLDADSKHKKSARTVGDVLGKFHPHGDSACYEAMVLMAQPFSYRYTLVDGQGNWGAPDDPKSFAAMRYTEARLSRYSEVLLTELGQGTVDWVPNFDGTLNEPATLPARLPNILLNGTTGIAVGMATDVPPHNLREVATACIRLLDEPNATVEQLCEHILGPDYPTEAEIITPRSDLLKIYETGKGSVRMRAVYRVEDGDVVVTSLPHQVSGAKVLEQIAAQMQAKKLPMVADLRDESDHEHPCRIVIIPRSNRVDADELMQHLFATTELESSYRVNTNVIGLDGKPSVKDLRTLLTEWLQYRVGTVRRRLQFRLDKVEHRLHLLEGRLIAFLNLDEVIRIIRTEDSPKPVLMERFGLTEIQAEYILETRLRQLARLEEMQIRGEQDELAKERDKLLALLGSETKLKKLVRQEILADAEKYGDDRRSPIVARAEAKALSETELMPTEPVTVVISEKGWVRCAKGHDIDATGLSYKAGDGFKTAAPGRSNQYAVFIDSTGRSYSLAAHSLPSARGQGEPLTGRLTPPPGATFECVLLPDDNALYVIASDAGYGFVVKGEDLQAKNKAGKALLSLPAGALVVPPKPLGNREEDWLAAVTTEGRLLLFPVRDLPQLGKGKGNKIIGIPGERVASREEYLTDLAVLPAGATLVLQAGKRTLSLKADDLEHYKGERGRRGNKLPRGFQRVDSLLVEVQG; the protein is encoded by the coding sequence ATGAGCGAATCCCTCGATTTGAGCCTGGACGGTGTTGAACGCCGTTCCCTTGCCGACTTTACCGAGCAGGCTTACCTCAATTACTCCATGTACGTGATCATGGACCGCGCGCTGCCGCATATCGGTGACGGCCTCAAGCCCGTGCAGCGGCGCATTGTCTACGCCATGAGCGAGCTGGGTCTGGACGCCGACTCCAAGCACAAGAAGTCGGCGCGTACCGTCGGTGACGTGCTCGGCAAGTTCCACCCGCACGGCGACAGCGCCTGCTACGAGGCCATGGTGCTGATGGCGCAGCCGTTCAGCTACCGCTACACCCTGGTCGACGGCCAGGGCAACTGGGGTGCGCCGGATGATCCCAAGTCCTTCGCTGCCATGCGTTATACCGAGGCGCGCCTGTCGCGCTATTCCGAGGTGCTGCTTACCGAACTGGGCCAGGGCACCGTGGACTGGGTGCCGAACTTCGACGGCACCCTGAATGAACCAGCGACCTTGCCGGCGCGCCTGCCGAATATTCTGCTCAACGGCACCACCGGTATCGCCGTGGGCATGGCCACCGACGTGCCGCCGCATAACCTGCGTGAGGTTGCGACGGCCTGTATTCGCCTGCTGGACGAGCCGAATGCCACGGTCGAGCAGCTCTGTGAGCATATTCTCGGCCCGGATTATCCGACTGAAGCGGAAATCATCACGCCGCGCAGCGACCTGCTGAAGATCTACGAAACCGGCAAGGGCTCGGTGCGTATGCGCGCCGTATACCGCGTCGAGGACGGCGATGTGGTGGTGACGTCGCTGCCGCATCAGGTCTCCGGGGCCAAGGTGCTGGAGCAGATTGCCGCGCAGATGCAGGCGAAGAAGCTGCCAATGGTCGCCGACCTGCGCGATGAGTCGGACCACGAGCATCCCTGCCGTATCGTCATTATTCCGCGCTCCAATCGCGTGGATGCCGACGAGCTGATGCAGCACCTGTTCGCCACCACCGAGCTGGAGTCCAGCTACCGGGTCAACACCAACGTGATTGGCCTGGACGGCAAGCCGTCGGTCAAGGACCTGCGCACCCTGCTCACCGAGTGGTTGCAGTACCGCGTCGGTACCGTACGTCGGCGCTTGCAGTTCCGTCTGGACAAGGTCGAGCACCGGCTGCACCTGTTGGAAGGCCGCTTGATTGCCTTCCTCAACCTCGACGAAGTGATCCGCATCATCCGCACCGAAGACTCGCCCAAGCCGGTGCTGATGGAGCGCTTCGGCCTGACTGAGATTCAGGCCGAGTACATCCTTGAGACCCGCCTGCGTCAGCTCGCACGACTTGAGGAAATGCAGATCCGTGGCGAGCAGGACGAGCTGGCCAAGGAGCGCGACAAGCTGCTGGCCCTGCTCGGCAGCGAGACCAAACTGAAGAAGCTGGTGCGCCAGGAAATTCTGGCCGACGCCGAGAAGTACGGCGACGACCGCCGTTCGCCGATCGTTGCCCGCGCCGAAGCCAAGGCGCTGAGCGAAACCGAGCTGATGCCGACCGAGCCGGTCACAGTAGTAATTTCCGAGAAGGGCTGGGTGCGCTGCGCCAAGGGCCACGATATCGACGCCACTGGTCTGTCGTACAAGGCTGGCGATGGCTTCAAGACTGCCGCGCCGGGCCGTTCGAACCAGTACGCGGTATTTATTGATTCCACCGGACGCAGCTACTCGCTGGCCGCCCATTCGCTGCCATCTGCCCGTGGCCAGGGCGAACCGTTGACCGGTCGCCTGACGCCACCGCCGGGTGCGACCTTCGAATGCGTGCTGCTGCCGGATGACAATGCGTTGTATGTGATCGCCTCCGACGCCGGCTACGGCTTTGTGGTCAAGGGTGAAGACCTGCAGGCGAAGAACAAGGCCGGCAAGGCCTTGCTCAGCCTGCCTGCCGGCGCGCTGGTGGTGCCGCCGAAACCGCTGGGTAATCGTGAAGAGGACTGGCTGGCGGCGGTAACCACGGAAGGCCGTTTGCTGCTGTTCCCGGTGCGCGATCTGCCGCAACTGGGTAAAGGTAAAGGCAACAAGATCATCGGTATTCCCGGTGAGCGGGTTGCCTCGCGTGAGGAATACCTCACCGATCTGGCTGTGCTGCCCGCTGGTGCGACGCTGGTGTTGCAGGCTGGTAAGCGTACGCTGTCGCTCAAGGCCGATGACCTGGAGCACTACAAAGGTGAGCGCGGCCGGCGCGGCAACAAGCTTCCGCGCGGCTTCCAGCGGGTCGACAGCCTGCTGGTCGAAGTCCAGGGGTAG
- the cpdA gene encoding 3',5'-cyclic-AMP phosphodiesterase, translating to MPGALTKTTAVDRSVLLVQLSDSHLFADGAGKLLGMDTQDSLQRVIERVLLEQPQIDLILASGDLSQDGSAESYQRFREMTAAIPAPARWFPGNHDEVPAMQDACVGSDLLEPVIDLGNWRVILLDSSIPGAVPGYLSEQQLALLERALSEEPDRHHLICLHHHPVSIGCKWMEPIGLRNPDALFAVLERFSQVRAVLWGHIHQELDQQRGPIRLLASPSTCVQFAPGSEEFQVDKTAPGYRWLRLFDDGRLETGVSRVTGIKFEIDYTIKGY from the coding sequence TTGCCGGGCGCGCTGACTAAAACCACTGCTGTTGATCGCTCGGTGCTGCTGGTGCAGCTATCCGACAGTCACCTGTTTGCCGATGGGGCGGGCAAGCTATTGGGCATGGATACCCAGGACAGTCTGCAACGGGTGATCGAGCGTGTGCTGCTGGAGCAGCCGCAGATCGACCTGATCCTGGCCAGTGGCGACCTCTCGCAGGACGGCAGCGCTGAGTCCTACCAGCGTTTCCGTGAGATGACCGCAGCCATCCCTGCCCCCGCGCGCTGGTTTCCCGGTAACCATGATGAAGTGCCCGCCATGCAGGACGCTTGCGTCGGCAGTGATTTGCTGGAGCCGGTGATCGACCTGGGTAACTGGCGCGTGATTCTGCTCGACTCCTCGATCCCGGGTGCCGTACCCGGCTATCTCAGTGAGCAGCAGCTTGCCTTGCTGGAGCGTGCTCTGAGCGAAGAGCCGGATCGTCATCACCTGATCTGCCTGCATCACCACCCGGTGTCCATCGGCTGCAAATGGATGGAACCCATCGGTTTGCGTAACCCGGATGCCCTGTTCGCCGTGCTGGAGCGTTTCAGCCAGGTGCGTGCAGTGCTTTGGGGGCATATTCATCAGGAACTCGATCAGCAGCGCGGCCCAATTCGCCTGCTGGCGTCGCCCTCGACCTGCGTGCAGTTCGCCCCGGGTAGCGAGGAGTTTCAGGTGGATAAAACCGCGCCGGGCTATCGCTGGCTGCGCCTGTTCGACGATGGCCGCCTGGAAACCGGGGTATCGCGGGTTACCGGGATCAAGTTCGAAATCGATTACACCATCAAGGGCTATTGA
- a CDS encoding DUF1249 domain-containing protein, translating into MVVNLLRERYRVDLVELQAACEANYARLMQLLPDMREGPDAYRQARRVGMSQGEQQLGVLALEVLETCPYTSTLSVRQEHSLPWLPVPHMEVRVYHDARMAEVIGAQSARRFRGIYPYPNAAMHQPDEKTQLNLFLGEWLSHCLACGHELAPVR; encoded by the coding sequence GTGGTCGTGAACCTGCTACGCGAGCGCTATCGGGTCGACCTGGTCGAGCTGCAAGCCGCTTGCGAAGCCAACTATGCGCGCCTGATGCAGTTGCTGCCGGACATGCGTGAAGGGCCGGATGCCTATCGGCAAGCGCGTCGTGTGGGCATGAGTCAGGGTGAGCAGCAACTGGGCGTGCTGGCGCTGGAAGTGCTGGAAACCTGCCCCTATACCTCGACCCTCTCGGTGCGTCAGGAACACAGCCTGCCCTGGCTGCCGGTGCCGCATATGGAGGTGCGTGTGTACCACGATGCGCGAATGGCGGAAGTCATCGGAGCGCAGAGTGCGCGGCGCTTTCGCGGCATTTATCCCTATCCCAATGCGGCCATGCACCAGCCGGATGAGAAGACTCAGCTCAATCTGTTTCTCGGCGAGTGGCTGAGTCACTGCCTGGCTTGCGGTCACGAACTGGCTCCCGTTCGTTAG
- a CDS encoding esterase-like activity of phytase family protein: MQRLLAVCLLLCSPVLASATALEELKLLNEQAVSGVTGGNLSGLAWCDNALWAVSDRDDQQLYRLQSDESQWQATAETFVAPPAPDARLPWGLRMRSWVAGLVRGGELDFEGLSCDAAGNRYLVSEAKAAVLQLPVVGEPNWLKLPQGLLRQARASGMALHYNSLFEGIAVDPAGERLYLAAERMRRGLLVAHKQRAIWRCTGGCVLFSEAGTETGPEQLGGKPQPRDFSGLAFHNEKLFTLERQAHRICRRDLSTGQVEKCWSFAAEALTPERLYAPSCGLAEALWVDQDGAWIGVDNGSFSRADGESRPIIWRFAAPKGGWGSKP, from the coding sequence ATGCAGCGGCTGTTGGCTGTCTGCCTGCTGCTCTGCTCACCCGTGCTGGCGAGTGCGACGGCATTGGAAGAGCTGAAACTGCTCAACGAGCAAGCAGTTAGCGGCGTCACTGGCGGCAATCTGTCTGGGCTGGCCTGGTGCGATAACGCGCTGTGGGCGGTTTCTGATCGGGATGATCAGCAGCTGTATCGCCTGCAGTCGGATGAGTCGCAGTGGCAAGCCACGGCCGAGACCTTTGTCGCGCCGCCGGCACCGGATGCGCGCTTGCCCTGGGGGCTGCGCATGCGCAGCTGGGTCGCCGGCCTGGTACGCGGTGGTGAGCTGGATTTCGAAGGGCTGAGCTGTGACGCCGCCGGTAACCGTTACTTGGTCAGTGAGGCCAAGGCGGCTGTGCTGCAGTTGCCTGTGGTCGGCGAGCCCAACTGGTTGAAGCTGCCTCAGGGCCTGCTGCGCCAGGCGCGCGCCAGTGGCATGGCGCTGCATTACAACTCGCTGTTTGAAGGCATTGCCGTTGACCCTGCTGGTGAGCGCCTGTACCTGGCGGCTGAGCGTATGCGTCGCGGTTTATTGGTGGCGCACAAACAGCGCGCGATCTGGCGTTGCACTGGTGGCTGCGTGCTGTTCAGCGAGGCGGGCACGGAAACGGGGCCCGAGCAGCTGGGCGGCAAGCCGCAGCCTCGGGATTTCTCGGGTCTGGCCTTCCATAACGAAAAGCTCTTCACCCTTGAGCGTCAGGCGCACCGTATCTGTCGGCGCGACCTGAGCACTGGTCAGGTCGAGAAGTGTTGGTCGTTTGCCGCCGAGGCGCTGACTCCAGAACGCCTCTATGCGCCGTCCTGCGGCCTGGCGGAAGCGCTGTGGGTGGATCAGGACGGTGCCTGGATCGGTGTCGATAACGGCAGCTTCAGCCGTGCCGACGGTGAGTCGCGGCCGATTATCTGGCGCTTTGCCGCACCTAAAGGCGGCTGGGGCAGCAAACCGTGA
- a CDS encoding TIGR02281 family clan AA aspartic protease, translating to MLVLAWCAALLLATKFFGDWEDAQRNPNQAPESLHGSGYVEVHLASSRQGHYMAGGKINGEDVTFLLDTGATQVAVPTEVAQRLGLQAGAAITISTANGRATAHRTRLQRLQLGDIVLTDVEALIAPGMGGDDVLLGMSALKQLEFTQRGGTLMLRQSTLQ from the coding sequence ATGCTGGTGCTGGCCTGGTGTGCGGCGCTGTTGCTGGCGACCAAGTTTTTTGGTGACTGGGAGGACGCTCAGCGCAACCCCAATCAGGCACCTGAGTCGCTGCATGGCAGCGGCTATGTCGAAGTGCACCTGGCCAGCAGCCGTCAGGGCCACTATATGGCCGGCGGCAAGATCAATGGCGAGGATGTGACGTTCCTTCTCGATACCGGTGCGACGCAGGTCGCGGTGCCAACTGAAGTGGCGCAGCGCCTAGGTTTGCAGGCAGGCGCGGCAATCACCATCAGCACCGCCAATGGCCGCGCCACAGCGCACCGTACGCGCCTGCAGCGCTTGCAGCTGGGCGATATCGTACTGACCGATGTAGAGGCTTTGATCGCCCCGGGCATGGGCGGCGATGACGTATTACTGGGCATGAGTGCCCTGAAACAACTCGAATTTACCCAGCGCGGCGGCACCTTGATGCTGCGCCAATCCACTTTGCAATGA
- a CDS encoding YqiA/YcfP family alpha/beta fold hydrolase, protein MTTSILYIHGLNSSPASLKASQLQRAMAQLGLAAQLRVPALHHHPRQAIAQLEALIAELGRPVLVGSSLGGYYATHLAERHGLPALLINPAVRPHLRFDGYLGPQKNYHSDETWELTVDHVTALAELDAAVLQDPARYQVWLQTADETLDYRDAQRYYRACALRIQAGGDHGFQGFAERLPMLFAFAGIPRHLWQDIDFSALN, encoded by the coding sequence ATGACCACATCCATTCTCTATATTCACGGGCTTAACAGCTCGCCGGCATCGCTCAAGGCCAGCCAGTTGCAGCGTGCCATGGCGCAGCTGGGGCTGGCCGCGCAGCTGCGGGTGCCGGCCCTGCATCACCATCCGCGTCAGGCCATTGCCCAGCTCGAAGCGCTGATTGCCGAGCTTGGACGGCCCGTGCTGGTTGGCAGCTCGCTGGGCGGCTACTATGCGACCCACTTGGCCGAACGCCATGGGTTACCTGCGTTGTTGATCAACCCAGCCGTGCGCCCGCATCTGCGTTTCGACGGCTACCTGGGCCCGCAGAAGAACTATCACAGCGATGAGACCTGGGAGCTGACAGTCGACCATGTAACGGCGCTGGCCGAACTTGATGCCGCAGTGCTGCAAGATCCGGCGCGCTATCAGGTGTGGCTGCAGACCGCCGACGAAACCCTCGATTACCGCGATGCCCAGCGCTATTACCGCGCCTGCGCGCTGCGTATCCAGGCCGGTGGCGATCACGGTTTTCAGGGTTTTGCCGAGCGTCTGCCAATGCTTTTCGCTTTCGCCGGTATTCCTCGCCATCTGTGGCAGGATATCGACTTTTCCGCTCTCAATTGA
- the parE gene encoding DNA topoisomerase IV subunit B, giving the protein MAQQGSSSYNADAIEVLSGLDPVRKRPGMYTDTSRPNHLAQEVIDNSVDEALAGHAKSIQVILHEDNSLEVLDDGRGMPVDIHPEEGVPGVELILTKLHAGGKFSNKNYQFSGGLHGVGISVVNALSTRVIVTVKRDGNEYQMSFADGYKASDLAVVGTVGKRNTGTSVHFWPDAKYFDSFKFSVSRLKHVLKAKAVLCPGLAVSFEDKASGEKVEWLYEDGLRSYLVDAVSEVERLPNEPFCGSLAGNKEAVDWALLWLPEGGDAVQESYVNLIPTAQGGTHVNGLRQGLLDAMREFCEFRSLLPRGVKLAPEDIWERIAFVLSMKMQDAQFSGQTKERLSSREAAAFVSGVVKDAFSLWLNGHPELGQQLAELAISNANRRLKAGKKVERKRITQGPALPGKLADCAGQDPMRSELFLVEGDSAGGSAKQARDKEFQAILPLRGKILNTWEVDGSEVLASQEVHNIAVAVGLDPGSSDLSQLRYGKICILADADSDGLHIATLLCALFVQHFRPLVDAGHVYVAMPPLYRIDLGKEIFYALDEAERDGILDRLVAEKRRGKPQVTRFKGLGEMNPPQLRETTMDPNTRRLVQLTLDDYPGTQEMMDMLLAKKRAGDRKSWLESKGNLAEVLL; this is encoded by the coding sequence ATGGCCCAGCAAGGTTCTAGCTCTTACAACGCCGATGCCATCGAAGTCCTTTCCGGCCTCGACCCGGTGCGCAAACGCCCGGGCATGTACACCGACACCAGCCGGCCTAACCACTTGGCCCAGGAAGTCATCGACAACAGCGTCGACGAAGCACTGGCCGGGCATGCCAAATCGATTCAGGTGATCCTGCATGAGGACAACTCCCTGGAAGTGCTCGACGACGGTCGCGGCATGCCAGTGGACATTCACCCGGAAGAGGGCGTGCCAGGGGTCGAGCTGATCCTCACCAAGCTGCATGCTGGCGGCAAATTCAGCAACAAGAACTACCAGTTCTCCGGCGGCCTGCATGGCGTGGGCATCTCGGTGGTCAACGCGCTGTCGACCCGCGTGATCGTCACGGTCAAACGCGACGGCAATGAATACCAGATGAGTTTCGCCGACGGCTACAAGGCCAGCGACCTGGCCGTGGTCGGCACCGTGGGCAAGCGCAACACCGGCACCAGCGTGCATTTCTGGCCGGATGCCAAGTATTTCGACTCCTTCAAATTCTCGGTCAGCCGTCTCAAGCACGTACTGAAAGCCAAGGCGGTGTTGTGCCCGGGGCTCGCGGTCAGCTTCGAGGACAAAGCCAGCGGTGAGAAAGTCGAATGGCTGTACGAAGACGGACTGCGCTCCTACCTGGTGGATGCGGTCAGCGAGGTTGAACGGCTACCCAATGAGCCATTTTGCGGCAGCCTGGCAGGTAATAAAGAAGCCGTAGATTGGGCGCTGCTGTGGCTGCCGGAAGGCGGCGACGCGGTGCAGGAAAGCTACGTCAATCTGATCCCCACCGCTCAGGGCGGCACCCACGTCAACGGCCTACGCCAGGGCCTGCTGGACGCCATGCGCGAGTTCTGCGAGTTTCGCAGCCTGCTGCCGCGCGGGGTCAAGCTGGCCCCGGAAGATATCTGGGAGCGCATCGCCTTTGTTCTGTCGATGAAGATGCAGGATGCGCAGTTCTCCGGGCAGACCAAGGAGCGCCTGTCGTCCCGTGAGGCCGCAGCCTTTGTCTCCGGTGTGGTGAAAGACGCCTTTAGCTTGTGGCTTAACGGCCATCCGGAGCTCGGTCAGCAGCTCGCCGAACTGGCGATCAGCAACGCCAACCGCCGCCTCAAGGCTGGCAAGAAGGTCGAGCGCAAGCGCATCACCCAGGGCCCGGCGCTGCCTGGCAAACTGGCTGATTGCGCCGGCCAGGACCCGATGCGCTCCGAGCTGTTTCTAGTGGAAGGTGACTCCGCTGGCGGTTCGGCCAAGCAGGCGCGCGATAAAGAGTTTCAGGCGATCCTGCCGCTGCGCGGGAAGATCCTCAACACCTGGGAAGTCGATGGCAGCGAAGTGCTTGCCAGCCAGGAAGTGCACAACATCGCTGTGGCGGTTGGCCTCGATCCGGGCTCCAGCGACCTCTCGCAGTTGCGCTACGGCAAGATCTGCATCCTTGCCGACGCCGACTCCGACGGCCTGCACATCGCCACCTTGCTCTGTGCTCTGTTCGTCCAGCATTTCCGCCCGTTGGTGGATGCAGGTCATGTATATGTCGCCATGCCGCCGCTGTACCGCATCGATCTGGGCAAGGAGATTTTCTACGCCCTGGATGAAGCCGAGCGCGATGGCATTCTCGACCGCCTGGTGGCCGAGAAGCGCCGTGGCAAGCCGCAGGTCACCCGCTTTAAAGGCCTGGGTGAGATGAACCCGCCGCAGCTGCGCGAAACCACCATGGACCCCAATACCCGGCGTCTAGTGCAGCTGACTCTGGACGATTACCCCGGCACCCAGGAAATGATGGACATGCTGCTGGCGAAGAAGCGCGCCGGCGACCGTAAATCCTGGCTGGAGTCCAAGGGCAACCTGGCCGAGGTGCTGCTCTGA
- a CDS encoding NUDIX domain-containing protein, translated as MQREDVEVIKREACFSGFYKLDRLRLRHRQFAGGMGPELSRELFVRHDAVCVLPYDPQRDCVVLIEQFRVGALDKSANPWLLELVAGLIDKDEEPEEVARREAIEEANLQLTSLWPITQYYPSPGGSDERVHLFIGRCDSEGAGGVHGLAEEGEDIRVHVWPLEDALDALKDGRIDNAASIIALQWLALNRAEVRGLWS; from the coding sequence ATGCAACGAGAAGATGTCGAAGTGATCAAGCGCGAGGCCTGCTTTAGCGGCTTCTACAAGCTCGATCGGCTGCGTTTGCGCCATCGTCAGTTTGCCGGTGGCATGGGCCCGGAGCTGAGCCGCGAATTATTCGTGCGCCACGATGCCGTGTGTGTGCTGCCCTATGACCCGCAGCGCGATTGTGTGGTGCTGATCGAACAGTTCCGCGTGGGGGCGCTGGATAAAAGTGCCAACCCCTGGCTGCTGGAATTGGTCGCCGGGTTGATCGACAAGGACGAAGAGCCTGAAGAGGTCGCGCGCCGTGAGGCGATTGAAGAAGCCAATCTGCAGCTGACGTCGTTGTGGCCAATTACCCAGTACTACCCGTCACCCGGTGGCTCGGATGAGCGTGTACACCTGTTTATTGGTCGCTGCGACAGTGAAGGCGCCGGCGGCGTGCATGGCTTGGCGGAAGAGGGTGAGGACATTCGCGTGCACGTCTGGCCACTGGAAGATGCCCTTGATGCATTGAAAGACGGGCGTATCGACAATGCCGCTAGCATCATCGCCCTGCAGTGGCTGGCGCTGAACCGTGCCGAAGTGCGGGGGCTGTGGTCGTGA
- the thiC gene encoding phosphomethylpyrimidine synthase ThiC yields MSTQEKNLNPILSESAQVDQQSIQPFPRSQKVYVQGSRPDILVPMREISLDVTPTDFGGEINAPVVVYDTSGPYTDPKVIIDVRKGLGDVRSPWIEARGDTERLPGLSSNFGQQRLADAELTKLRFAHVNNPRRAKAGANVSQMHYARKGIITAEMEYVAIRENMKLEMAREAGLLDQQHPGHSFGASVPKIITPEFVREEIARGRAIIPANINHTELEPMIIGRNFLVKINGNIGNSALGSSIEEEVAKLTWGIRWGSDTVMDLSTGKHIHETREWIIRNSPVPIGTVPIYQALEKVGGAAEELTWELFRDTLIEQAEQGVDYFTIHAGVLLRYVPMTAKRVTGIVSRGGSIMAKWCLAHHKENFLYTHFEDICEIMKAYDVSFSLGDGLRPGSIADANDEAQFGELETLGELTKIAWKHDVQTMIEGPGHVPMQLIKENMDKQLECCDEAPFYTLGPLTTDIAPGYDHITSGIGAAMIGWFGCAMLCYVTPKEHLGLPNKDDVKTGIITYKIAAHAADLAKGHPGAQIRDNALSKARFEFRWEDQFNLGLDPDTARSYHDETLPKDSAKVAHFCSMCGPKFCSMKITQEVRVYAEEQRIAALDLDAEAGMQAKAEEFKAQGAQLYHKV; encoded by the coding sequence ATGAGCACACAAGAAAAAAACCTCAATCCGATCCTGAGTGAATCTGCCCAGGTCGACCAGCAGTCGATCCAACCCTTCCCGCGTTCGCAGAAAGTCTATGTGCAGGGTTCGCGTCCAGACATCCTAGTGCCGATGCGCGAGATCAGCCTGGACGTTACGCCCACTGACTTCGGCGGCGAGATCAACGCGCCCGTAGTGGTCTACGACACCTCCGGCCCGTACACCGACCCCAAGGTCATCATCGACGTGCGCAAAGGCCTGGGCGATGTGCGTTCGCCGTGGATTGAGGCGCGCGGCGACACCGAACGCCTGCCTGGCCTGAGCTCCAACTTCGGCCAGCAGCGCCTCGCTGATGCCGAGCTAACCAAGCTGCGTTTCGCCCATGTCAACAACCCGCGCCGCGCCAAGGCCGGTGCCAACGTCAGCCAGATGCACTACGCGCGCAAAGGCATCATCACCGCCGAGATGGAATACGTTGCCATCCGCGAAAACATGAAGCTGGAAATGGCACGCGAAGCGGGCCTGCTTGATCAGCAGCACCCTGGTCACAGCTTCGGCGCCAGCGTGCCGAAGATCATCACCCCCGAATTTGTTCGTGAAGAGATTGCCCGCGGCCGCGCGATCATCCCGGCCAACATCAACCACACCGAACTGGAACCGATGATCATCGGCCGTAACTTCCTGGTGAAGATCAACGGCAACATCGGCAACTCGGCGCTGGGCTCAAGCATTGAAGAAGAAGTGGCCAAGCTGACCTGGGGCATTCGCTGGGGTTCGGACACGGTCATGGACCTGTCGACCGGAAAGCACATTCACGAAACCCGCGAGTGGATCATCCGTAACTCGCCCGTACCGATCGGCACCGTACCGATCTACCAGGCCCTGGAAAAAGTCGGCGGCGCGGCCGAAGAGCTGACTTGGGAGCTGTTCCGCGACACCCTGATCGAGCAGGCCGAGCAGGGCGTGGACTACTTCACCATCCACGCCGGCGTATTGCTGCGCTATGTGCCGATGACCGCCAAGCGTGTCACCGGTATCGTTTCGCGCGGCGGCTCGATCATGGCCAAGTGGTGCCTGGCGCACCATAAAGAGAACTTCCTCTACACCCATTTCGAAGACATCTGCGAAATCATGAAGGCCTACGACGTCAGCTTCTCGCTGGGCGACGGCCTGCGTCCGGGCTCGATTGCCGACGCCAACGATGAAGCGCAGTTCGGCGAGCTGGAAACCCTCGGCGAGCTGACCAAGATCGCCTGGAAGCACGACGTGCAGACCATGATCGAAGGCCCCGGCCACGTGCCGATGCAGCTGATCAAGGAGAACATGGACAAGCAGCTGGAATGCTGCGACGAGGCGCCGTTCTACACCCTTGGCCCGCTGACCACCGACATCGCGCCGGGTTACGACCACATCACCAGCGGCATCGGAGCGGCGATGATCGGCTGGTTCGGTTGCGCCATGCTTTGCTACGTCACGCCCAAGGAGCACCTGGGCCTGCCGAACAAGGATGACGTGAAGACCGGCATCATCACCTACAAGATCGCCGCCCATGCTGCGGACTTGGCCAAGGGCCACCCTGGCGCGCAGATTCGCGACAACGCACTGTCCAAGGCGCGCTTCGAGTTCCGCTGGGAAGATCAGTTCAACCTTGGTCTCGACCCCGACACCGCGCGCAGTTATCACGACGAAACGCTGCCCAAGGACTCGGCGAAGGTGGCACACTTCTGCTCCATGTGCGGGCCGAAGTTCTGCTCGATGAAGATCACCCAGGAAGTTCGCGTCTATGCTGAAGAGCAACGCATCGCCGCACTCGACCTGGATGCCGAGGCGGGCATGCAAGCCAAGGCAGAGGAGTTCAAGGCTCAGGGTGCGCAGCTCTACCACAAGGTCTGA